TGAAAACCGGTCATGAGGAAATAGTTCGACGCGAAAAGATTCCCGTACAGAATTGGGTGTGCCGGAGTCAGGCCATGTGCAAGTGTTGCCAGTTCTGACGACTTGGTTCCATCGGCAGCCTTATCATTCACCAGTTCTGCAACCTTGTGATTCACTTCGTCCAGTGTCACGGGTGGGTATTTGCTGGGCGCGTTCTCTTCCTTGCGAATGTCATTGAATTTCTCGGCGGGAACAGTCAATGACAAATCCGATCGGACATGGTCCTTCAGGCTGACGTATTCCTGATTCAATTTCGCCAGCGCCTGCAGTTTGGCCAGTTCTGCCGTTTCCGCGGGACTTCGATCAGCCTTTTCCGTCAACACCTTAACGCGTGCATCGAGAGACGCTTTTTGATCTTCACGGGTGAGGACTGGATTGGACTCATATTTCGAACCCAGCGGAAATACGGCGCTCAACCGCTTGTCCATCAGCACGCCGAACTGATTCACCACCTTGTCCATCGCCTGGCGGTTATTTTCGGGAATATGTCCTGGCAGAATGTCGTGCTCGAATTTGCCAGCGTACTCGATTCCCTTGATCCCCAGAAACACGCATCCCAACACGAATGTGTACAGCATGTAACGCCAGGCCTTGGCGTACTTGTTAGTCAGCAGGCAATCGTGCGAGAGCACGACGAGATAGCTCGAGACGATCAGCACGAATGTATTGGTGCCACCCAAAGCGATGTTGATGTGCGTGACGTTGGTGTCGGTTGGCCACCCCTGCGACCCCATGCGCATCACGATGTACGTGCCGATAAAGGCCGTGAAGAACATGATCTCAGTGCCCAAAAAAAGCCACATCCCGAGCTTGGCGTTCGGAATGGGGATGCCCATTTTGAGAGTTGGAGCGG
The window above is part of the Schlesneria paludicola DSM 18645 genome. Proteins encoded here:
- a CDS encoding cytochrome c oxidase subunit 3; translation: MTHAIAAPTLKMGIPIPNAKLGMWLFLGTEIMFFTAFIGTYIVMRMGSQGWPTDTNVTHINIALGGTNTFVLIVSSYLVVLSHDCLLTNKYAKAWRYMLYTFVLGCVFLGIKGIEYAGKFEHDILPGHIPENNRQAMDKVVNQFGVLMDKRLSAVFPLGSKYESNPVLTREDQKASLDARVKVLTEKADRSPAETAELAKLQALAKLNQEYVSLKDHVRSDLSLTVPAEKFNDIRKEENAPSKYPPVTLDEVNHKVAELVNDKAADGTKSSELATLAHGLTPAHPILYGNLFASNYFLMTGFHAIHVIVGLFMFALILMKGSRLSINDSVLVENIGLYWHFVDLVWIFLFPLLYII